The genome window TACAACATTCCTGCTGGTACGCGTCTTATGGTTAATGTTTGGAAAATTCACCGGGATGAGCGTGTGTGGTCCGAACCAAACAAGTTTAAGCCAGAGAGATTCCTGACAACCCACAAGGACATTGATTTGAAAGGACATAATTTTGAGTTCATTCCATTCGGCTCAGGAAGGAGAGCATGCCCAGGTGTAGCGCTTGCACTACAGTCAGTGCATCTGGCTCTGGCTAGTTTGTTACATTGCTTTGATATAACTAATATATCTGATGAAGATGTAGACCTGACTGAGAGCTTTGGTTTGACAAATTTCAAAGCAACACCTCTTCAGGTTTATCTTCTGCCAAGGCTTCAGCCTAGCTTGTATCTGTAATTTCTAGCCTGGcttttttttaagatataaatATTGTTTTCGTTTTCTGCAATATTATTCTTGGATGATTTATGCAACTAGAAACAAATtgagaattaaatttctttcgGTTAGAATAGTAGCAGTTAACATCTAGAATTACGTGTCTAATATTGTTTACTGTAAATTTTATCTTTACACTTGAACAAACATGTTTACAACTTGGGTTCTTACAGTTCAgtaatcataaattcataactGCTTCATATTATTGTCAATGATTTGctagttacttgggtgctttaAGTTACTTAAGCTAGTACTTGAAAGATCCGAATCTTTTACCCTTCTAAATTCTTTGtaaaaatgttataaattatTCCATGTCTCTTGGAAAGGTCTCAAAGCTGTCAGGTCTTCTTTTCATCGAAGCCTGGCCTTGAAGTTTCTGCAAAGGCACAGGTTCtgtatcttttattttaattgttagaGAAGGAAACTtcccaaaatatatattatgtattattcTGTCAATATTAAGTTTCCATGTAGAATCTGTATGTACTGATATATATACAAGGGAATACATAACTCCGGACAAGGAGATTTACCCCATCTTACATTAATCAAAGCCCATGTATCTTTGTAATGTTATATTCGTTGTAATGTTTATCCTGATTAAATTTAGTCATTTTCTTATAGAAGTGATTATTTTGGTCGGTGTTTCAGGTTGTAGTTTTATATATACTCTAGCAGAAAGTGTACAACTCTGTATGTTAATTTATATTGCCTTCATAAATCTATAGTTCTTACAGTAACAGCTCTCTAGTGCTAGTGTATGATCCAGATCTTGACTACAACAACAAAGTTGCTCATGTAGAAAATAATGAGATCCCATACCAAGTGATAGTATATGTGTGGTGCCTGATGTCTAAAGGCTTATGCAATAATGCAAGTAGTGCACTGAACTCAACATCAACTATTCATCCTCTCGTTCTGCATTATTAGATATCGATTGTTGATTATCTATGAAATCTAATGAATTGAATAAAGAAGCCGCCGGAATGAAGTCAAAACAATACTGCTTGAACTTGTATTTATATCTTCCTCTCTTCACTCTCCATGCACAACAAGCCATACCAATTTCTAAGGTTAACTTCACCACCTTACTGTAAATTCATGGATCCATTCCTCCATTCCCCGTTCTATTTAATTTCCAGTCTGTTTGCGTTCTTAGTCTTTATCTTTTTTGTGGTGAAAAGACATAGCACATATGGAAGACAGGGCATAGTCTTGCCTGAAGCTGGTGGCGCATGGCCTTTCATAGGCCATATGCATCTTCTGGGTCCAAATCAGCTGACGCATTATACACTTGGAACCATGGCTGATAAGTATGGACCAGCTTTCACCATCAAGCTTGGATCTCACAAAGTTATGGTGTTGAGTAACTGGGAAATGGCTAAAGAGTGTTTCCACACTCATGACAAGAATTTTGCAGAAAAGCCGGCTGTTTTGGCCTCTAACCTACTGGGATACAACTCGGCTATGTTTGCTATCGCTCCATATGGCTCTTACTGGCGCAAGATACGAAAGATTGTGTCCCTTGAACTTCTATCCGTTCGACGAATTGAAATGTTAAAGGGCCTACGAGTTTCAGAGGTGCAGACATCAATAAGAGAAGTGTACAAGTTATGGGTCGAGAGTGGTAGTAACAGGCATGGAGTGTTAGTAGATATGAAGCAACTGTTTGCAAATATAACACATAATTTGATAATGGCTATGGTGGCTGGAAAGAGGTACTACGGAGGTCGTGCTAATGGTAAGGAAGGAGAGGCACAAAAGTTTGAAAAGATGATGAGGAAGTTTGGATATTTATTTGGAGTGTTTTTATTTTCTGATTCTATACCCTTTTTGAAATGGCTGGACTCTAGAGCACATAAGCGGGACATGAAGAGAACTGCGCAAGAATTGGATGATTTTATTCAGGGGTGGTTGGAAGAGCATAAACAGAAGAGGTTAGTGAGAGGAGAGGGACCAGAAGGAGATGAGGATTTTATGGATGTGATGCTAACCATTCTGAATGATGTTGAAATAGCTGGTTTCAATGCTGATACCATAAATAAGGCTACATCTTTGGTAAGCAATAGTTTCCTGCATCTTATTTGTTGTGCACTTAAGTGTTATGTATGTGATCTTGATGTCTTTTGTGCCTTGCAGAACCTTATATTAGCAGGATCTGACTCCACAACGGTGGCTCTAATATGGGCCGTGTGTCTCCTGCTCAACAATCGTCATATTTTAGACAAGGCACAAGCAGAGCTTGACAATATTGTCGGCAAAGATAGACATGTTGATGAATCAGACATCAAAAACCTTGTTTATCTCCAAGCAATTGTCAAGGAAACCTTGAGGCTCTGCCCGCCTAGTCCAGTAATTCCTCTCCGTTCTGCAATCAATGATTGCATCATCAAGCCCGGATACAACATATCTGCTGGTACTCGTGTCATGGTAAACATTTGGAAAATTCACAGAGATGCGAGTGTGTGGTCTGAGCCAAACGAGTACAAGCCAGACAGGTTCTTGACAACTCACAAGGACATTGATGTGAAAGGGCGTAACTTTGAGCTCATTCCTTTCGGCTCTGGAAGGAGATCTTGTCCAGGTTCAGCGCTTGCACTACAGTCGTTGCATCTGGCTCTGGCTAGTTTCATACATTGTTTTGATATGACCAATATATCTAGTGAAGATGTGGACATGACTGAGAGCTTTGGTTTGACAAACTTCAAAGCAACTCCTCTTCAAGTTTTTCTCTTGCCAAGGCTGCAGCCTGGCTTGTATCTGTAAATTCCAGCCTGCCCCCTATAGCTGGGATAGTGTTTCAAATAAGTCTTTGCTTTCAGTCATTACTCTGGTAATAATCTTCAAGGAAAGAGCTTGTTATGTTTTAATCTCCAGACACAGTCACAACATCCATCATAGATgctgtttgtttttttatatccGTTTCTGCTTTGTAATAGCTCAAGTGTGCTGAAATTTATTATCACACCCCCCTTAAGCTTCCTTTTTTCCTGTAAGAAAAGCTGAATAGCAATTATTATCTATTTTACTACAGTTCATATGCTCTTCTGCTTTGGtaaaaaattgttttctttttacCCATTCGAAGAGGTGGCTTGTTTTTTAAGATAACCACATTTGATAAGTGATTGACTGataaatgataatttataactaggattgattagtttttatatgttgttgaataaaaattatatatatatacagatttTGAAAATAACAAGTTTAAATAAGAGTTCGTTTATTAAACGACGAGATTAAAAATGAGtcgaataaaaatgaaagtGCTTATTCAGCTTATTTGATAAAGTAAAtgattatactatatattaagttcaaaaatgaaattatatgatatggtgtcaaattttttattttgtcaagaaAATTAGTGGTAAAAGTGAAGAGATAACGTGGTGTTTAGTTTtatctataaaattttaatcagcttgtataattatattatttatttgctTATAAATGTTTAGATATAAAATCTAAcatcaaataatataataatttaatgaataaaattagtaaaataatatatattaattttgaaattaatataaattaaatttcaaaaattcaaacaaatcgCTAATTTCTACGTATCAGATTTTACAAGTCGCAGAGCAAACCAGGCCCACTATCGTACTGATAAGTGATATCCAAACGCGCCTCTATTTGTGAACCCTTGTCCCTGACCTTGAGCCACTCACTCTCATGCAAATTAACTCGATCCCTGCTTCAAATTCACACTTGCCATGGCCTTCATCAAAAATCCATTATTTTTTCACATCATATAAGCAACTGAAGCCCCTTTCTTTTTCATTAAAAGCTTCTTCTTTTGAAGCCCAAGACCCAAAACTCACTATTCCGGCACGTCTTCCGGTGACTATTCGCCGGTCCGGCAGTGTTTTTCAGTATTCATGGGATGGTAATCAGTTAAAGCTGATATCTTTAGATAAAAGATCCTCGCTTTCCTCTTCGTTGGATGATTTTGAAGATGGGTATAAAAGATTGTTCAAGTTTGTTAGCTTGCCTGTTAGAAACTTTTTTTTGCCCAGGGAAATTAGTGGGAATTATGTAGAATATGTGAAATGGAAGTTTTTGCATAGAGTTTTTAGCTCTGCGCTTCAAGTTCTTGCTACTCAGGTTTTAATCTTTTGCACTTTGTAATTAgttgtttttttgtttgtgaACTTGTTATATTTGTTCTTGTTTAGTTTTCGGAAATTTGGGTCTTAAAGTTTTGTTCTTTCATgactgttttttatttttattggcaAATTGTAATGTGATGATTATTAGGATTTTGAATTGGTTACTGCTAGGCAATGTTTAGGGCAATTGGAATTGGGTATGCTCATTCGCTTCCATCTGCTGCCGCCCTCAACTGGGTATTAAAAGATGGTCTCGGACGCCTTAGTAGATGTATCTACACTGCTTGTTTAGCGTCGGCTTTTGATACTAATCTTAAGGTATATTTAGAGCACTTGTTGGTGATTTAAGAGCtgtgaaatataattttgtagaaTGTGTTAGAATATCATTTTAAGAGTTTTATCGAATTTATTCTTATCCACTGTTTTTTTTCAAGCGAGTTAGGTTCTCTACCTCGGTTGTGTTCAGTTTGAGCGTTGGCCTTGAGTTGTTGACTCCTGCATTTCCTCAGTACTTCCTTCTTCTTGCATCTGTTGCCAATATTGCAAAGCAAATAAGCCTTGCATGCTACCTAGCAACAAGTGTAAGTTTCTGATGTTATCTACTGCTTTATTCTaagaaaaacattaataaaatgatactgTATTACATGATAAGATATGAACTTATAACTggtgatattaattttttacctCTTTCATATTTTCCTATATATGAAGTTTGTTATTGGGTTTCTGAGAATATTTGTCGTCTCTGCTTCTGGAGtaattatttgttataaatGTATAACAGTAAGGTTTGATTTCGCATAATCAACTTGAATCAAACTGTGGATTGAATCTCTGCCATCAGTTTAAATAATGCCATATCTCATCTAAGATATGTCTGGTATTGcttaaattttacaatttttccaAACTTGGCTAACATGGGTACATCTTTAGGGCTTTACTGTCCAGCAATTATAATTGCTATATTAGATGCTGTATTTGTTTTTACTTAATCATGCCAATGATTTACCAGTTACCAAGTCATTTGAGAGTTAGAGATTGAGTtgggaaaattttattttccccTTATGTCCAGTTTCTCCTGAAGTTTCATGTATTCTGGTTCAACATCCTAAAGAAAGGTCTAAAAGCTGTCAAATTGTGTTTGCAGTCTGCTGTTCATCGAAGCTTCGCAATAGCAGACAATCTGGGTGAAGTTTCTGCGAAAGCACAGGTCGTGTATATTTTCTTAGTAAATGCCCTTTTTATAATGTCGGTTTTAGTTTCTGGGAAGTAAATTTTGGTTTTATTTTCAGATTCAATCCGTGTCATTCGACAATCTTGGTCTTTTGCTAGCTGCATCCTTGAATATGTTGTTTAAAAATAGCCCCAGGTTTTCTACTTTTCATCTTAGTTATCATAAACTTGTCAACTCCCTTTGAATGTATTTAATCTCCCCCTCCCCCTTTCTAGAAAAGCATAAGAAAAGAGATGGTAATTGTTAGGAACATATAGTATCTTTCTTTGCTACAGCATAATTATATAGTATCTTTTTGTCTATCTTGAATTGAAAAAAATACATGTgtgttgcatgtttataattggCCTGCTAAAAATGCACTTGTAAGTACTTAGTGTTAGCAATGTTTATATAAAAGGTCACAtgactaaataaaaaaaaaatttaatgtctTTTAACATTTTGACGTTCTTAAAGATTGCAAGCAGGTTTACCATTTGCTATATATCCAGTATTCACGGCAATTGACCTTTTTGGAATTTATCAAGGGCTGAAGCATGTCCATCTACAAACTTTGACCAAGGTAGGTCTCATATTTTAGCTTTAACATTGTATCACAGGATGACCATGTCTCATCCTTTCATGGTATCATATGCTTGGTTCAGTtagtagtatatattatacTGGTTCACTAATTTTCCCTTTCTGAATTTTAGGATAGACTTGAGATTATACTAAATACGTGGATTGAGGTAGGATATATCCCATCACCTGCGGAAGTAAGTAAtgctgaaggaattgatttctTGTCTAATGGAGGTGAAATTTCTTTTACCGGGTGTTTGTTGTGGCATTTTTTATACGCCAATATTGGAATCAGCTTTTTACTTAGATTTGCATCAGGCAGGGAACTGTGGAACATTAGAATTGGCTGCTTAAATACCAAGAGTCAAATACCAATGCTGTCAATGATGACCGTAAAATCTTTAAAGAATGAAGATTTATACTTTATTTGTATGGAGATATCTCAACATAAGTTGCTAAGGAAGAATCATGTAAGTATATcgtgtgtgtttttgtgttaTGCACTGTGTATGACGAGGTCTCAGAGCTCTCATTTTATTTCTGTCGCCAACATAACAGCTAGGTATACTGCTTTGTGTACGTGAAGGGGCACAGACTGCAGATGTTATTCTGGGTTTATTGCAGGTATTAGAATAGCATTATCTTGTTTtcttaaacattttttttatgggACACAATGACAGGATCTTGAAGAAATGAGGAAACATGATCCAGCTTAGCTTGTTTGTTTATATAGCACGCCATGTTGATCAGTAACCTAATGTTCTTTCGTTTTTTAGGCATGTTATCTTCGCAAGAGACTCCTATGTAGTGCAACCAAATGGGACACTATATTAGAAGCTTGCCACAAATCAGATTTAGTACTAGGTGACTGGTTTAGTCTAGTAGAAGACAGCAAACACTCAGCACTTGCAAATTTCGACTTgttaaaagaaaaattagtGGAAGCAGGTTGGGCTAGCAAGAACATTTTGTTGAGCACAAAGGAGCAAGCTCGTTACAGTTTTCTAGATGACCCTCAGGGATAAGAGATATCGCACGAACGTGGTGGACTCCTAAGgagatttattaaattttggttTAAGATGTGCGCTCATCAAATGGTCATGAAATCATGCAGTTCCACccatttaaaattgaattagtggAAATGGGTAGTTTAAGCATAGTCTCATGATCACCTCAATTTTTTCAAGATAGGTCCCTTTTTATTATAAAGAGAACTTCTCATTATAGGATCTCCAGGGATGAGTCTCCCTAAGAGTTTTGTTACCTTTTTTTATACAAGTCATATTTGTTAGCAAGTGGTGAATAATGTTTTCAGCCCGAAACATATTTAGGGTAGTTAAATTCACGAGTTTATGTGATGAATTTACAACTAAAGTGTGAAATAAGTACGTATACAGTTTGACAAGTCCTTGAAGAGTGAAAAATTGAATATGATACTTGTAATTGTAAAGAACTCAGAAGTTCAATATACTTgcttcttttcttcttcttttttgcaAAGTTGTAATCTCAAAGTAATACTCCTACATAATTACAAATGGGCAGCCTGGAGTTAGAGGTGGCAAAATgtggttttggtttggttttggttcttaTAAAATAGATTTGGTTTGGATAGATGAACCAAAACCATTTtcaaaccatatattaataaatttggttatggttttagtttgaattatgggtaactagtttagtaagtaaaaataagttttatataatgaacaaaagttaatacactcaaatcacaatataatgaatactaaatataacaaaagtatgtgtgagtgtgtgagttGATGGAGTGGTTTAAGCTCTTGGCTTCTCCAAGTAAGGTCATGAGTTCGAACCATGGGATGTGCATGTGataattagcaaaaagaaagaaagaaaagaaaaggaacataATAGTGTGTGTGGAGAGTTATAAGAAATCTTAAAAGTGAGACCAAATGTGGTTAGAAccatattttgtgagaaatgtgagactaaaaaccaaaccaaatccatttttctaaatgtgatttCAGATGGATCCAAATtcacaattttggtttggtttggattggtttaatgATTTTGCATCCATATTGCCACCTCTACCTGGAGTTAACTTTGTACTTGTTGGTTTTGCTACCATGGTAATCAGGAATTGAATTAGGACTTTGTGGGAGATTGATTATACGCGTCAGTTGATTCAACATGACAGTTTTTTGTTTCAACGGGGAAGTTGACAATGAGCTAGTGACAGACTGACAGTTAACAACAAGGATCTCCCTCTGTATTTTAATTCATGATAATTAaattttggcacacattttttaaatactctggttttacattaaaaatattattttttgcaattttttgtgaattataattctaatgtattttatttgaaaatgaaaatttcaaaaataatcataTTAACTACTGTGACAACCTAAAGTGTCTCAAAATCAAGACGTGAATATTGATGAATATTGTGACAAATTTAACTATATTCTTTAAGCATACCAtctgtttatattttattattatttaaaaaaaagtaggCGAGAGAAGTGAATAAAATTGAAGTTAAGTAAATATgatattcaataataataagttAAGAGCATCCAGATACTTTTTAAAAGAGAATGGAGACATGAGACTCTTAAAGAATCTCCGCTGATATTTTTAAGTCATTTCTTAAActacaataatataaattgtcAAACTCAGTGAGTTAATAGATTGAAGAACGTAATAACTCCAATACTACTCTTTATATTTAGctctttaattatattttatatttattttatataaatgagaaagAAACATTAACTAAAAAAGAGAGAAGATTGCaaggaaattaatattatatcataaataaatattaagagTTATCGATAGAGTAACCAGTAGGTTGTTAAACTTCTAAAAATCTTGAAGGAATCCATTGGAGTCCTGATTCTTGACTTCTTCTTTAAATTTGCCCGTTGGGCGCCTGTCTCTTGAATGGACTGAATCCATTAGGAATACCATtagaaattttgaatatttatttattatttaaaaaatatatttattaataaatattatctttCGAATCGGGTTTGAGTTACTCGCGGGTAGTGCGGGTCGGGTTCGAGTcgggtattctgacccattaaaatttcggGTCGGATTCGGGTTGGGTAAAATTTTTGACCCCGACTGTCAACCCGATCCGAAACTCGAAATTGCGCGAATTTGTAACTTAGCAGTTAGCACACAGCCACAGAGGTCTGCCCCTGGTATTTTAGCCTCTTCTAGGAAACACGTTGTGCAAGTAGAGGGGTCTGAAGCCCCTAGTATGCGAGCCCACACTCTTCGAGCTACACGGATTGGGGACCTTGGGGTTGGCGGTTGGGTCTGATCAGCCCCTGATTGACTCTTTCCCGGCTTATCCTAATGCTTTCaggttttttcttcttttttttttttggctaaaaACTTTCAGGTTTTGTTGGGTTTACGTTGACGTGTTATTTTTATACTTGCAAGAAAATGACATGTCAGAATTCATAAtcataattgaaaattttgggtgcctgcttttttttttatttaaattgaagctagaaatatttgaaaattatattatcacAAAGAACTGATTGTGATGTAGTCATTTTTGAGTTAAACCAATAAGCTATCCACAGGGCCGCCATTTTGCAAAAACCACAGTTTTGAGATGATACTGTGGGGGGCCTCAATATAACAACCACCGACATAAAGCTCTTTCACTCTTTAATATAAAGAGCATCCTCCTCACCAAGATACATTCAGATTACTATCTATTCTCACTACCCCtgtcaaaatatttatcaatggCTTACAAGATATCAAATAACCAACAGGATGCGTTTTTAGAAACTGAGAAGCTGAGTCTCTCAGGAGCTGGAGATGACAAGCAGCTTGGCTCTCCCAACAGCACTTCAGTTACAAGCAAGCTTTATATCAAAGCTTCTTCCTCAGCTCAAACTCAAAACTCATCAGGAACACTAGACAGACAAGTTGTTCTGAGGCGTATTCGTCAGCACAAGTGCTTAAAGAAGGTGCAAAACACTTTCCAGGCTCTGCTCCCCCAAGCCGCTTCTCACCAGGGATGGCTAGAACAAGATGATGTTTTTACGTCCCCCTGATTCAAGTCTCGGGTTAAGTAACAACCTCAGGAATCACGCGACTCCAGCAGTTGTGTTGGGATTTATGGATGCCCACTGTGGCAAGATAAGTAACTTATTTTGGACCTATTAGAAAGAAATTGATTCACTCAGGAGTGCTTCCATTGAATTTAATTGCTTTGTGAAATAACCAGTTGCTCTGCCATCGTCATCATATTATGTACTTGTATAACATTAAACTCAGtgtcattttgattttattataattgaatATTGAATATTACGGTTGGTTTTATTGGGGACATGaatataaacacaaaatatTTTGGAGTTGTGTTACGCATCTTAAATTATGTTCTCAAACGTATTTTTAAATGACATTACAGATAGAtaactaattttaattatgtgatTGATGTGCATACGGGAAATTCAGTTATTATTAGTGTGAGTTAAACGAAA of Daucus carota subsp. sativus chromosome 3, DH1 v3.0, whole genome shotgun sequence contains these proteins:
- the LOC108215058 gene encoding cytochrome P450 CYP82D47-like, yielding MHNKPYQFLRLTSPPYCKFMDPFLHSPFYLISSLFAFLVFIFFVVKRHSTYGRQGIVLPEAGGAWPFIGHMHLLGPNQLTHYTLGTMADKYGPAFTIKLGSHKVMVLSNWEMAKECFHTHDKNFAEKPAVLASNLLGYNSAMFAIAPYGSYWRKIRKIVSLELLSVRRIEMLKGLRVSEVQTSIREVYKLWVESGSNRHGVLVDMKQLFANITHNLIMAMVAGKRYYGGRANGKEGEAQKFEKMMRKFGYLFGVFLFSDSIPFLKWLDSRAHKRDMKRTAQELDDFIQGWLEEHKQKRLVRGEGPEGDEDFMDVMLTILNDVEIAGFNADTINKATSLNLILAGSDSTTVALIWAVCLLLNNRHILDKAQAELDNIVGKDRHVDESDIKNLVYLQAIVKETLRLCPPSPVIPLRSAINDCIIKPGYNISAGTRVMVNIWKIHRDASVWSEPNEYKPDRFLTTHKDIDVKGRNFELIPFGSGRRSCPGSALALQSLHLALASFIHCFDMTNISSEDVDMTESFGLTNFKATPLQVFLLPRLQPGLYL
- the LOC108210892 gene encoding protein root UVB sensitive 4 isoform X1; protein product: MQINSIPASNSHLPWPSSKIHYFFTSYKQLKPLSFSLKASSFEAQDPKLTIPARLPVTIRRSGSVFQYSWDGNQLKLISLDKRSSLSSSLDDFEDGYKRLFKFVSLPVRNFFLPREISGNYVEYVKWKFLHRVFSSALQVLATQAMFRAIGIGYAHSLPSAAALNWVLKDGLGRLSRCIYTACLASAFDTNLKRVRFSTSVVFSLSVGLELLTPAFPQYFLLLASVANIAKQISLACYLATSSAVHRSFAIADNLGEVSAKAQIQSVSFDNLGLLLAASLNMLFKNSPRLQAGLPFAIYPVFTAIDLFGIYQGLKHVHLQTLTKDRLEIILNTWIEVGYIPSPAEVSNAEGIDFLSNGGRELWNIRIGCLNTKSQIPMLSMMTVKSLKNEDLYFICMEISQHKLLRKNHLGILLCVREGAQTADVILGLLQACYLRKRLLCSATKWDTILEACHKSDLVLGDWFSLVEDSKHSALANFDLLKEKLVEAGWASKNILLSTKEQARYSFLDDPQG
- the LOC108210892 gene encoding protein root UVB sensitive 4 isoform X2 encodes the protein MFRAIGIGYAHSLPSAAALNWVLKDGLGRLSRCIYTACLASAFDTNLKRVRFSTSVVFSLSVGLELLTPAFPQYFLLLASVANIAKQISLACYLATSSAVHRSFAIADNLGEVSAKAQIQSVSFDNLGLLLAASLNMLFKNSPRLQAGLPFAIYPVFTAIDLFGIYQGLKHVHLQTLTKDRLEIILNTWIEVGYIPSPAEVSNAEGIDFLSNGGRELWNIRIGCLNTKSQIPMLSMMTVKSLKNEDLYFICMEISQHKLLRKNHLGILLCVREGAQTADVILGLLQACYLRKRLLCSATKWDTILEACHKSDLVLGDWFSLVEDSKHSALANFDLLKEKLVEAGWASKNILLSTKEQARYSFLDDPQG